A segment of the Catenuloplanes nepalensis genome:
CGCGGACCGCAACGTGCTGTTCCAGAACGGCACCGAGGTGCAGCTCTGGAGCGACTGGGACGGCACCACCAACCTCAACCAGCAGTGGTACACCGCACCCTAATCGTCATTCACGGTTCCCGGATTCGCGGCAAGAAAGGCCTCCATGTCGTCCTCGGCGATTGCGTCGAACATTTCCACCGACGTCTCGTCGAGAATCTCCGCGCTACCCACCCCGTCGATCGTCTCGGTGTTGAATTCGCCGTCGTTCACCTTGAGCGTGGTCAGCGCGCCGGAACGGATCCCGCGCATCGCGAAGATCCAGTCCTCCAGCGGAATGCCGCCGTCGTCAACCGTCATGGTCCTGCCGACGGCGGCCAGCAGGGCCGGCAACGCGGTCGCGTCCTCGTCCAGGATGCCGGCCAGCACCGCCTTCATGAACTGCTGCTGGTGGCGCTGCCGGCCGTAGTCGAAGTCGTTCGTCTCCAGCAGGTCGCGCTGCCGCACGAAGTCCAGCGCCTCCTCGGGCGTGAAGCACCGGTCGCCCTTCTCGTACACGTTCGGCGTCACGCCGGGCACCCGGCCACGGATCGTGCCGTCCGGGTTCACCAGGAACGGCGGGGCCGGCTCGCCGGTGCGGTCGTTCGTGCCGAGGTGGATCGAGGTGACCTCGCCGTCCACGTACATGCAGACCTCGCCGAGCGCCTCCACCACCTCGGTGAAGCCGTCGAAGTCGATGATCGCGCCCGCGTCCGGCGTGATGCCGGTGGTGTCCCGCACGGTCATGGCCAGCAGCTCGAACCCGCCGGAGAGCGCGTCCGCACCGGTCAGGCCCTGACTGCCGAACGCGAACGCCGCATTGATCTTGTTGGGGCCGCCCGCGAACGGCACCTCGCCGTTGTCGTACTCGGGTATCTCCACCAGCGTGTCCCGCGGCAGCGACACCAGGTAGGCGTGATCGTGGGTCGCCGCGATGTGCAGCACGATGATCGAATCGGACCGGGTCAGCTCGCCGTCGTCCTGGCCGGGACGGGTGTCCAGGCCGACCAGCAGGATGTTCTTGGCGCCCTCGACGTCGACCCGCTCGCGCTCCCTGCCCGCGTCGCCGAGCAGGTCCTGGCGGGTCACGGTGCCGGTGGCGGCGGAGAGCAGCATCCGGCCCCCGACGACGGCGCCGCCGCCCAGGACGAGCGCGGTCGCGGCGGCACCGGCGAGAACCCTTCCCCAGGGGGTACGCCCGCGGCGCCCCCAGTCCCGCTGCCCCCAACCCCGATTCCTGCGGCTCCGACGCCTCACACGCACTCCTGATCGTTCAGGCGGCCGGATACCCGGGCCGCTGCGGCGGTCATTACCGTCGATCACGCACCGCAGCGGCCGGGGGTTCAGATCTCACCGTCCGTCAACGCGGGATGACCCTCAGCATCCGCCCAGGGCTTCTGCAGGACGGCCCGCCAGCGCGGCTTACTGGCGTTTCCGCGCCGAGGGGCATCGGCCGGGCGCCTCGGGTGATCGAGGCCGCTGCGCCCGCTGGCGCGGGGATGTTCGCCGGCGAGGCGGTGCCGGTGAGGAAGGATTGGGTCCTGGGAAACGAGGATCGGGGCGTCCCGGGTGGGACGCCCCGATCGGGGTGGTGGTGGGGCGGGTCAGTCCTCGATGGCGGGGGCGGGCTGGCCGGCCGGGGTGTCGAGGGTGTCGCCGGGGTCGGGTGGGGTGACCGGGTCGGTGGTCGGGCCGGGCTGGGGGTCGGTCTCGGAGGTCGGGGCCGGGTCGGGCGTGGCCGGGGTGTCCGCCGGGGCCGAGGTCTGCGGCGCGTCCGCGGGGGCGGTGGCCGTGGTGCCCGGGTCGGCCGGGACGGTGGAGACGGACGGCTCCGGGGTGTAGACCGGGGCCGGGCCGTCGCCGCCGGGCAGGAACGGGAGCGTGGTGGCGCCGGCGGAGCCGTCGCCGAAGAGGCCGGCCAGGGAGTCGCCGGCCATCAGCTCGAACGCGTAGATCGCGAGCATGGCGAAGACGAACATCGCGACCGCGGCCAGGGCCAGCCGGGCCCAGTGGGCGCGGCGGCCGGTGTCGTCGTCCGCGGTGGAGTCCGGGCCGGAGGCGAACCGCGCGCGGGCGGTGGCGCGCGTCTCGTCCCCGTGGGTGGCCGCGTCCGGCGTGCCGGAATCGAGTGTGCCGTGGCCCGAGCCGGAAGCCGGGCCTGGACCGGTGCCCGAGCCGGAAGCCGGGTCGGAGCCGGAGTCCAGGGTCGAGGCCAGGGCCGCGCTGAGTGCGGCCGCGCGAGCCGGGACGGGCCGGTCGGAGGCACGGCGCTCACCGGCGTCGCGGTCGCCGGGGGCGGCGAGAGCGGAGTCGCGGTCGCCGGGGGCGGCGAGAGCGGAGTCGCGGTCGCCGGGGGCGGCGAGAGCGGCGTCGCGGTCGCCGGGGGCGGTGTCGCGGTCACCAGCGGCGGCGTCCAGAAGGACGGTGTCGGCGCTGGTCCGGGGCGTGGGTGCCGGGCGTGCGACGGGGCGGCCGGGGGTGGCCGTCACACGCGTGGTCGCGCCGACGACCGCGAGGGCCTGCTCCAGGCGTACCCCCCGGAGGCGTTGGTAGGTGTGTTTGAGGGAGTGGGCGTAGAGCTCCTGGCCGACCGTGGCGATCACGCTGGCCAGCGCGGCGCCGACGATGGTGCCGGTGACGCCCAGCCAGGACGCGCACACGGCGGAGGAGATCGCGGCGAGCGTGCCGGCCGCGAGCTTGACCAGGTCTATCTTGCGCCAGACCCGTCGTTCCTTCTTGTCCTCGTGGTGTTGTTCCTCGGTCATTCCGTGGCCCGTACCCCTCCCTCGCGCGTCAGGTGCCCGCACCGTCATACCCATCGGGAGGCGCCGAACCACGGAATCGACGAGACAGTGAGCGATTTTCTACCTGGCATGTGTGGCGGGCCGACGGGGTGGCCGTCGACGGTCCGGGTGCGCCAGGTCGAAAAAAGCTCATGATTCAGGACGCTCCGCTGGCCTGCCAGTTGAGGCGGACGAGGAGCTGTCGCGCCTGCTCGGCGACGTCCGGCGTGGTGGTGACCGCGTACTGGCCGGCCTGGAGCGAGCTGCGCGAGGTGAAGTCGCGGCGGCCGCCGGTGAGCGCGTGCGCG
Coding sequences within it:
- a CDS encoding LCP family protein, with translation MRRRSRRNRGWGQRDWGRRGRTPWGRVLAGAAATALVLGGGAVVGGRMLLSAATGTVTRQDLLGDAGRERERVDVEGAKNILLVGLDTRPGQDDGELTRSDSIIVLHIAATHDHAYLVSLPRDTLVEIPEYDNGEVPFAGGPNKINAAFAFGSQGLTGADALSGGFELLAMTVRDTTGITPDAGAIIDFDGFTEVVEALGEVCMYVDGEVTSIHLGTNDRTGEPAPPFLVNPDGTIRGRVPGVTPNVYEKGDRCFTPEEALDFVRQRDLLETNDFDYGRQRHQQQFMKAVLAGILDEDATALPALLAAVGRTMTVDDGGIPLEDWIFAMRGIRSGALTTLKVNDGEFNTETIDGVGSAEILDETSVEMFDAIAEDDMEAFLAANPGTVNDD